In Pedobacter heparinus DSM 2366, the following are encoded in one genomic region:
- a CDS encoding polysaccharide lyase family 8 super-sandwich domain-containing protein, whose amino-acid sequence MKKKTCFFFISLLFICHQVKAQADTILSRYKQYLLGTVKPEGDINLMLGSLNAEGQWPDINYTDTEKANWKNLIHLKRVRDLALVWEKPGSALYHNIQLEKAINLGLNHWLDKRYRNSNWWHNEIGVPQYMRDIIILMKKELRPEQLKAALEVMAQHRVQENWVGANLTWSADLGFHYGALTGNVRMMELCRNLIVKEIRISTEEGVQPDFSFHQHGARLQMYQYGAAFLKENIRLAWELRGTAMAFPKEKIGILTDFALKGWQWMARGIHTVPGTMDRSASRVNALDNADLREFIPYFIALSPENKNAFCQLDEIQQGKGALTGYRYYPYSDFAAFHQKDFSFFLKTISSRTLATESINSENLKGNLLNSGDAYLIRDGKEYFNLMPVWNWACLPGVTTFVGADKVNRQAFTGSVSNGQAGLTVMDYQLENKDKSKLLRAKKFWAVAGSKVLCLIAGLEGSGITAAYTTLDQCRWRGGESVNDSWIYHAGFAYIPLGAAKISLHVTDATGSWKEINAAESNTPLTEKIFMPVLEHKTLENGNSGYVISACKNAKEAARLVAGPQWKVLCNNKEIQAVSFNDGTIMAAFYQPGVLKTGQGHQQLSVDQPCLVLISNKKIWLSNPACKPLKVKLGINDQYKVVELPADGSSTPVRFH is encoded by the coding sequence ATGAAGAAAAAGACCTGCTTTTTTTTCATCAGCTTACTATTCATTTGTCATCAGGTGAAGGCACAGGCCGATACCATTTTGAGCCGCTATAAGCAATACTTGCTTGGCACTGTGAAACCGGAAGGTGATATAAACCTTATGCTGGGTTCATTGAATGCTGAAGGGCAATGGCCGGATATCAATTATACAGATACAGAAAAAGCGAACTGGAAAAATCTGATCCATTTAAAAAGAGTACGCGACCTGGCCCTTGTTTGGGAAAAGCCGGGTTCAGCCCTGTATCATAACATACAATTAGAGAAGGCCATTAACTTAGGGTTAAACCATTGGCTGGATAAGCGCTATAGGAACTCCAACTGGTGGCACAACGAAATTGGTGTTCCTCAATACATGCGCGATATCATTATTCTTATGAAAAAAGAATTGAGGCCTGAACAGCTCAAAGCAGCATTGGAAGTGATGGCCCAGCACCGGGTGCAGGAAAACTGGGTAGGCGCAAACCTTACCTGGAGTGCCGATCTGGGCTTTCATTACGGCGCCTTAACCGGTAATGTCCGGATGATGGAGCTTTGCCGGAACCTGATTGTCAAAGAGATCAGGATTTCTACAGAGGAGGGTGTACAGCCTGATTTCAGTTTCCATCAGCATGGCGCCCGTTTACAGATGTACCAGTATGGAGCCGCTTTTTTAAAGGAGAACATCAGGCTGGCCTGGGAGCTTAGGGGCACGGCAATGGCTTTCCCTAAAGAGAAAATCGGTATACTTACTGATTTTGCTTTGAAAGGCTGGCAGTGGATGGCCAGGGGAATACATACTGTGCCAGGTACTATGGACAGGTCTGCAAGCAGGGTAAATGCGCTGGACAATGCCGATCTTCGTGAGTTTATTCCCTACTTCATTGCGCTTAGTCCCGAGAATAAGAACGCTTTCTGTCAGCTGGATGAAATACAGCAGGGGAAAGGCGCGCTTACAGGCTACCGTTATTACCCTTATTCCGATTTTGCTGCATTTCATCAAAAAGACTTCAGCTTTTTCCTCAAAACGATTTCCTCACGTACCCTGGCAACAGAATCCATCAACAGCGAAAACTTAAAAGGAAACCTGCTTAACAGCGGTGACGCCTATCTGATCAGGGATGGGAAGGAGTATTTTAACCTGATGCCGGTATGGAACTGGGCCTGTCTGCCTGGTGTTACCACTTTTGTTGGGGCAGATAAGGTGAACAGGCAAGCCTTTACAGGGAGTGTAAGCAATGGGCAAGCCGGACTCACAGTAATGGATTATCAATTAGAGAATAAAGATAAAAGTAAATTACTTCGTGCAAAGAAGTTTTGGGCTGTGGCTGGTTCGAAGGTGCTCTGTTTAATTGCGGGTCTTGAAGGTTCGGGAATAACAGCAGCATACACTACATTGGACCAATGCAGGTGGCGTGGCGGCGAAAGTGTCAATGATTCCTGGATCTACCATGCGGGATTTGCTTACATCCCCCTGGGAGCTGCAAAGATAAGCCTGCATGTAACAGATGCCACCGGCTCGTGGAAGGAAATCAATGCCGCAGAAAGTAATACCCCGCTCACAGAAAAAATATTTATGCCGGTGTTGGAACACAAAACGCTTGAAAATGGCAATTCCGGATATGTCATTTCGGCCTGTAAAAACGCTAAAGAAGCAGCAAGGCTAGTGGCGGGTCCGCAATGGAAAGTGCTCTGCAATAATAAGGAGATACAGGCTGTTTCATTTAATGACGGTACAATAATGGCTGCTTTTTATCAGCCTGGAGTACTTAAAACCGGACAAGGTCACCAGCAGCTTAGCGTAGATCAGCCCTGTCTGGTTTTAATCAGTAACAAAAAGATCTGGTTAAGCAATCCTGCATGTAAGCCGCTTAAGGTAAAGCTGGGTATAAATGATCAATATAAAGTGGTTGAACTACCTGCAGATGGCAGTTCCACACCTGTCCGCTTCCATTAA
- a CDS encoding 5' nucleotidase, NT5C type, translating into MKRKTIGIDMDGVLADIEAHWLNWYERDYGVRLGPEIFLGVKESEAFPDKEAVLKFVYSPGFFRTLPVMEGAVAAVKKLSEDFEIYIVSAAMEFPLSLFEKREWLAEHFPFISWKNIIFCGDKSIIDTDYLIDDHCKNLDHCKGSPIMFTAGHNTNHTHHTRANNWQEVLTLMEADRCGTAICR; encoded by the coding sequence ATGAAAAGAAAAACGATTGGTATAGATATGGACGGGGTTTTAGCGGATATTGAAGCTCACTGGTTAAACTGGTATGAAAGGGATTATGGTGTAAGGCTTGGACCAGAGATCTTTCTGGGTGTAAAGGAGTCAGAAGCATTTCCAGACAAAGAAGCGGTACTTAAATTTGTTTATTCACCGGGTTTCTTCAGGACTTTACCGGTGATGGAAGGAGCAGTAGCAGCCGTAAAAAAACTTTCAGAAGATTTTGAGATCTACATCGTTTCTGCTGCAATGGAATTCCCTTTGTCCTTATTTGAAAAAAGGGAGTGGCTTGCAGAGCATTTCCCTTTCATCAGCTGGAAAAACATCATTTTTTGTGGCGACAAAAGTATAATTGACACAGATTACCTCATTGATGACCATTGCAAAAATCTGGATCATTGTAAAGGCAGCCCTATTATGTTTACTGCCGGCCACAATACAAACCATACACACCATACCAGGGCGAACAACTGGCAGGAAGTGCTGACATTAATGGAAGCGGACAGGTGTGGAACTGCCATCTGCAGGTAG
- a CDS encoding glycoside hydrolase family 88 protein, whose translation MHYKLKTSCFVLLFMAFAAVSVNAQKRFKPNGNLLKAVKRGLNESALQYHFLMEQLPAGRFPVTYYSKEQKMITSGSEPWVGGFYPGGLLYLYESTRDTALYNEALRKLKLLEKEQFNKTTHDLGFMMYCSFGNARRLMHTSAYDQIIINSAKSLSSRYNDKVGCIRSWDSDAARFMVIIDNMVNLELLFAATKLTGDSSYYHIAVKHANTTMKHHYRADYSSYHLVIYNPETGAVSKKQTVQGAADTSAWARGQAWGLYGYTVMYRETKDKKYLDMANHIAQFLLGHPNLPKDKIPYWDFNAAGIPNAPRDASAGAVICSALIELAGYAGPKMAKTYFSAAETMLGALSSPAYRAATGENGGFILKHGVGNYPRNADIDVPLIYADYYYIEALSRYQKL comes from the coding sequence ATGCATTATAAATTAAAAACAAGCTGTTTTGTATTGCTGTTCATGGCTTTTGCCGCGGTGTCGGTAAATGCCCAGAAACGCTTTAAGCCGAATGGAAATCTATTAAAAGCGGTAAAAAGGGGTCTGAACGAATCAGCTCTGCAATATCATTTTTTGATGGAACAGCTACCTGCCGGACGTTTCCCCGTTACCTATTACAGTAAAGAACAAAAAATGATTACCAGCGGCTCCGAGCCCTGGGTAGGTGGTTTTTATCCGGGGGGGTTACTTTACCTGTATGAAAGCACTAGAGATACAGCGCTATATAATGAAGCTTTACGCAAACTAAAATTGCTGGAAAAAGAGCAGTTTAACAAAACTACGCACGACCTTGGCTTTATGATGTATTGTTCTTTTGGAAATGCCCGAAGGCTGATGCACACAAGCGCATACGATCAGATCATCATCAACAGTGCAAAATCACTTTCCAGCCGTTATAATGATAAAGTGGGCTGTATCCGTTCATGGGACTCTGATGCTGCACGTTTCATGGTCATTATAGACAATATGGTCAATCTGGAACTGCTGTTTGCTGCAACAAAATTAACCGGAGATTCCAGCTATTACCACATCGCAGTGAAACATGCGAATACCACCATGAAGCACCATTACCGTGCGGATTACAGTTCCTACCATTTGGTCATCTATAATCCTGAAACCGGTGCTGTTTCCAAAAAACAAACAGTTCAGGGGGCAGCTGATACTTCAGCATGGGCGAGGGGGCAGGCCTGGGGATTATATGGTTATACTGTAATGTACCGGGAAACAAAGGATAAAAAATATCTGGATATGGCCAATCACATTGCGCAGTTTCTCCTTGGCCACCCCAATCTGCCGAAAGACAAGATCCCTTACTGGGATTTTAATGCAGCAGGTATTCCCAATGCACCCAGAGATGCATCTGCAGGTGCAGTGATCTGTTCAGCTCTGATCGAACTGGCGGGCTACGCCGGCCCTAAAATGGCGAAAACTTATTTTAGTGCGGCAGAGACCATGCTTGGGGCGTTGTCTTCTCCTGCCTATCGTGCTGCAACAGGGGAAAATGGCGGGTTTATTCTAAAACATGGCGTTGGTAATTACCCCCGTAATGCAGATATAGATGTGCCCCTGATTTACGCAGATTATTATTACATCGAGGCCCTGTCAAGATATCAGAAACTATAA